Proteins encoded by one window of Gouania willdenowi chromosome 4, fGouWil2.1, whole genome shotgun sequence:
- the LOC114461689 gene encoding tyrosine-protein kinase JAK2-like, with protein sequence MGDNTGELVAVKKLQPNKHSTLEDFQKEVKTLSALHCDYIVKYRGVCYSMGRLTMSLVMEYLPYGSLIGYMENHRDSITIKRMLLFAFQICKGMEHLQTQRYVHRDLAARNILVASDSPCSRVTQPGESPIFCFHLQAIG encoded by the exons ATGGGTGATAACACTGGTGAGCTGGTAGCTGTTAAAAAGCTGCAGCCCAACAAGCATTCGACACTGGAAGACTTCCAGAAGGAGGTGAAGACACTGAGTGCGTTACACTGTGACTACATCGTTAAATACAGAGGCGTATGCTACAGCATGG GCCGACTCACTATGAGCTTGGTGATGGAGTACCTGCCCTACGGCAGCCTCATTGGCTACATGGAGAACCACAGGGATAGTATTACCATCAAGCGAATGCTCCTTTTTGCTTTTCAGATCTGCAAG GGTATGGAGCACTTGCAGACCCAGCGCTACGTTCATCGTGACCTAGCCGCCAGAAACATCCTTGTAGCCAGTGACTCTCCTTGTAGCCGTGTCACACAACCTGGAGAGAGCCCCATCTTCTG TTTTCATCTCCAAGCAATAGGATAA
- the LOC114462167 gene encoding N-acetyllactosaminide beta-1,3-N-acetylglucosaminyltransferase 3-like has translation MRFSRRCIQVITLLMLGALGVWLLHLCKDFKNIQTISSHVQIRNDIHQKRKPTTNDSYVYSWPKCQRNMSASNVLDFNSLPNTIKDFLYYRHCRHFPMLLDFPDKCGGAERSGDVFLLLVIKSSPWNYERREVLRKTWAKERLHNGVWIRRVFIAGTSGTGFETQRMNKLLELEHHEHKDILQWDFDDSFFNLTLKQILFLEWAERNCPNAHFHLNGDDDVFANTDNMVEFLQGVPNNDGSKHLFTGDLLYNVGPIRSPESKYFVPVQVQESDEYPPYCGGGGFLLSGYTASVIYNMSKSIPILPIDDVYMGMCLAKAGLQPVSHMGVKTAGMHIPSKSIDEYDPCYYKEILLVHRFIPTEMYLMWSRIHDPHLVCVGDKRMLS, from the exons ATGAG GTTTTCAAGGAGATGCATTCAAGTGATAACTTTACTGATGTTAGGAGCTCTTGGTGTGTGGTTGCTCCATCTCTgcaaagattttaaaaatatacaaactatTAGTTCCCATGTTCAGATTAGAAATGACATCcatcaaaaaagaaaaccaaccaCAAATGACTCTTACGTGTATTCCTGGCCAAAATGTCAACGAAACATGTCGGCTTCCAACGTCTTAGACTTCAACAGCCTGCCTAATACGATAAAAGATTTCCTCTACTATAGACACTGTCGTCACTTCCCCATGTTACTGGACTTTCCTGATAAATGTGGAGGGGCTGAGAGATCTGGGGATGTTTTCCTTCTTCTGGTCATCAAGAGCTCACCTTGGAACTATGAACGGCGAGAGGTGCTACGAAAAACCTGGGCTAAAGAAAGATTACACAACGGAGTATGGATTCGTAGGGTCTTTATTGCAGGAACATCTGGTACTGGTTTTGAGACGCAAAGAATGAACAAACTGCTTGAGCTGGAGCATCATGAGCACAAAGACATCCTCCAATGGGACTTTGATGACTCGTTTTTCAACTTGACTTTGAAACAGATACTTTTCTTGGAATGGGCAGAAAGAAACTGTCCAAATGCTCACTTCCACCTCAACGGGGACGATGACGTGTTTGCCAACACGGACAACATGGTTGAGTTTCTCCAAGGCGTCCCCAACAATGATGGAAGCAAACATTTGTTTACTGGTGACCTGCTCTACAATGTGGGTCCCATTCGTTCTCCAGAAAGCAAATACTTCGTACCGGTTCAGGTGCAGGAGTCAGATGAATACCCTCCCTACTGTGGTGGGGGAGGCTTTCTTCTGTCTGGCTACACGGCTTcagttatatataatatgtctAAGTCGATCCCTATTCTTCCTATTGATGATGTTTACATGGGGATGTGTCTGGCCAAAGCAGGGCTTCAACCTGTTTCTCATATGGGTGTAAAGACAGCAGGGATGCACATTCCTTCCAAGTCAATCGATGAGTACGATCCTTGCTATTACAAGGAGATTTTACTGGTACACAGATTCATTCCAACTGAGATGTATCTTATGTGGAGCAGAATTCACGATCCACATCTAGTCTGCGTTGGTGACAAGAGAATGCTGTCGTAG
- the LOC114462144 gene encoding tyrosine-protein kinase JAK2-like yields MEGEEESTPLVLRDRGDSQRSSSSSSFRLQVHLYFIPGLRDATTLILPPGQISTESVCIQAGEKCGILPVHLSLFGLASTDLSFWYPPSHMFDADENIHVHFRVRFFFENWFGQGARTSYRYSMTRDKISPVLDCSVIDYLFAQMRSDFIESEAGVSPSLSAQDECLSLAVLDLWRIAKERHQSVQELFKTVSYKSCLPKTHRQDIQRRNRLDRFRIRNILKRFLKKLSSCSVDDCSLKLNYLIELAGVVPSLGSETFLVNHSSSQSMSTFSYVKVNGETGIQTSASCHTGEAQQWRTFCDFSEIIDISIKRVSHEKVLQDNRIVTITRKDDRCMEAMFQSLKEAISFVSLVDGYFRLTTDSSHFFCQDIAPPSLLEGLENHYHGPIISEFAVNKLKKSGHKGGAFVLRQSPKTYNNFFLTVCIQTPLGLDYKDCRIIKNGPYSIPGVKKTFSSLKCLTSYYQHNKLLLADVPVKLGHCCPPRPKELTNLIIMRTSSSVEAQGSPTPERNKFSHIQFHTIKYEDLKWDESLGQGSFTRIYKGYRTDIRDGEKHCTEVLLKELDACHKNCWESFFESASLMSQISHKHLLLVYGVSVHGEKNIMVQEFVKYGALDLYLKRGKTVSVSWKLDVAKQLASALNFLEEKNIVHGNICAKNLLLAREGDSSQGISPFIKLSDPGISLAMLGKHVLLDRIPWVAPEVLISSENLTLECDKWSFGATVWEVFNNGNSPLKGYNLKEKRRFYETFQRLPPSQWAELADLINHCMDYQADFRPSCRCIIRQLNSLITSDYEILHSTEPVAQSPRPQDLSPVSQDETLLEERHLRYVSLLGKGNFGTVELCCYDPMGDNTGELVAVKKLQPNKHSTLEDFQKEVKTLSALHCDYIVKYRGVCYSMGRLTMSLVMEYLPYGSLIGYMENHRNSITIKRMLLFAFQICKGMEHLQTQRYVHRDLAARNILVASDSLVKIADFGLTKVIPSDKEYYRVTQPGESPIFWYAPESIGESRFSHKSDIWSFGVVLHELFSYCDINCNPKRLCMQEIGPNVQGTSISMLLLNALKNNWRLPVPPNCPPKVCSLIKQCWEYDFKDRPCFFILANQIETIMQDERENSKG; encoded by the exons ATGGAGGGTGAGGAGGAGTCAACACCTCTGGTCCTCAGAGACAGAGGAGACAGCCAGAGGTCCAGTTCTAGTTCATCCTTCAGATTGCAAGTACACCTCTACTTCATCCCTGGCCTGAGAGATGCAACAACATTAATCCTCCCCCCTGGTCAAATATCAACAGAAAGTGTCTGCATTCAAGCAGGGGAAAAATGTG GAATCCTCCCTGTACATCTCAGTCTCTTTGGTTTGGCATCCACTGATCTCTCATTTTGGTATCCTCCTTCACACATGTTTGACGCTGATGAAAACATACACGTTCACTTTCGAGTGAG GTTTTTCTTTGAGAACTGGTTCGGACAGGGAGCGCGGACATCGTACCGCTACAGTATGACCAGAGACAAAATCAGTCCCGTGTTGGACTGCAGTGTCATTGATTATCTTTTTGCTCAG ATGCGAAGTGACTTTATTGAAAGTGAGGCAGGAGTGTCTCCATCTTTAAGTGCTCAAGATGAGTGTCTTAGCCTTGCAGTCTTGGACTTGTGGAGGATCGCGAAAGAGCGACACCAAAGTGTGCAGGAGCTTTTCAAGACCGTCAG CTACAAGTCATGCTTACCTAAAACCCACCGGCAAGACATTCAAAGGCGAAACCGCCTGGATCGGTTTCGGATTCGAAACATCCTCAAACGTTTCTTAAAGAAGCTCAGCAGCTGCTCAGTTGATGACTGCAGCTTGAAACTCAATTACCTGATTGAATTAGCCGGTGTTGTGCCATCTTTGGGAAGTGAAACTTTCCTTGTCAATCATTCCTCCTCCCAATCAATGTCAACTTTCTCTTATGTGAAAGTCAACGGCGAGACGGGCATTCAAACCAGTGCCAGCTGTCATACAGGAGAAGCCCAG CAATGGCGGACCTTCTGTGATTTTAGTGAAATCATTGACATTAGTATAAAGAGGGTGTCCCACGAAAAGGTTCTCCAAGACAACAGAATAGTGACAATTACACGTAAGGACGACAGATGCATG GAAGCTATGTTTCAAAGTCTGAAAGAAGCCATCTCATTCGTGTCACTTGTTGACGGATACTTTAGGCTGACAACAGACTCGAGCCACTTCTTCTGCCAGGACATTGCCCCTCCAAGTCTTCTAGAAGGCCTTGAAAACCACTATCACGGCCCCATCAT atcagAGTTTGCAGTCAACAAGCTCAAAAAGTCTGGTCACAAAGGTGGAGCTTTCGTTCTGAGACAAAGTCCAAAGACTTACAACAACTTCTTTCTCACTGTTTGTATTCAG ACTCCACTTGGACTTGATTATAAAGACTGTCGCATTATTAAGAACGGGCCCTACAGCATTCCTGGTGTCAAGAAAACATTTTCCAGTCTGAAATGCCTCACCAGCTACTATCAACACAACAAGCTACTGCTGGCTGATGTACCTGTCAAGTTAGGACACTGCTGCCCTCCTCGACCTAAAG AGCTCACCAATTTGATCATCATGCGCACCAGCAGCTCTGTAGAGGCTCAAGGGTCTCCAACACCAGAAAGAAACAAATTCAGTCACATCCAGTTTCACACAATCAAATATGAAGACTTGAAATGG GATGAAAGCCTTGGACAAGGCTCATTCACCCGCATTTATAAAGGTTATCGCACTGACATCCGCGATGGAGAGAAGCACTGCACAGAAGTCCTTCTGAAAGAACTGGATGCATGTCACAAGAACTGCTGGGAG TCATTCTTTGAATCTGCCAGCTTGATGAGTCAGATTTCCCACAAACATCTGCTTCTTGTGTATGGTGTCAGTGTTCACGGAGAAAAAA ACATCATGGTACAAGAGTTTGTCAAGTATGGGGCCCTTGACCTTTACCTGAAAAGAGGCAAAACTGTGTCAGTGAGCTGGAAACTGGATGTGGCCAAACAGCTTGCTTCTGCCCTCAACTTTCTG gaggaaaaaaacattgttcACGGAAATATCTGTGCCAAAAATCTGCTACTGGCCAGAGAAGGCGATTCCTCACAGGGCATCTCACCGTTCATCAAGCTGAGTGACCCGGGCATTAGCCTGGCAATGCTGGGCAAGCATG TCCTCTTGGACAGAATCCCTTGGGTGGCACCTGAAGTGCTGATATCTTCAGAGAACTTGACCCTGGAGTGTGATAAGTGGAGCTTTGGCGCCACTGTATGGGAAGTCTTCAACAATGGAAACTCCCCGCTCAAAGGCTATAACCTGAAAGAG AAGCGTCGCTTTTACGAGACTTTCCAGCGGCTGCCTCCCTCCCAGTGGGCAGAGCTGGCCGATCTGATCAATCACTGCATGGACTACCAGGCAGATTTCAGACCTTCTTGTCGCTGTATCATCCGTCAGCTCAACAGTCTCATCACCTCAG ATTATGAGATACTTCACTCCACTGAGCCTGTAGCACAGAGCCCCAGACCTCAGGACCTCAGCCCTGTATCACAGGACGAGACCTTATTAGAGGAGAGACATCTGCGATACGTCAGCTTGCTGGGAAAA GGAAACTTTGGGACTGTTGAGCTCTGTTGTTATGACCCAATGGGTGATAACACTGGTGAGCTGGTAGCTGTTAAAAAGCTGCAGCCCAACAAGCATTCGACACTGGAAGACTTCCAGAAGGAGGTGAAGACACTGAGTGCGTTACACTGTGACTACATCGTTAAATACAGAGGCGTATGCTACAGCATGG GCCGGCTCACTATGAGCTTGGTGATGGAGTACCTGCCCTACGGCAGCCTCATTGGCTACATGGAGAACCACAGGAATAGTATTACCATCAAGCGAATGCTCCTTTTTGCTTTTCAGATCTGCAAG GGTATGGAGCACTTGCAGACCCAGCGCTACGTTCATCGTGACCTTGCCGCCAGAAACATCCTTGTAGCCAGTGACTCTCTGGTAAAGATTGCTGATTTCGGGCTGACGAAAGTCATTCCATCTGACAAGGAGTACTACCGTGTCACACAACCTGGAGAGAGCCCCATCTTCTG GTATGCCCCAGAGTCCATCGGTGAGTCCAGATTCTCCCACAAATCTGACATCTGGAGTTTTGGAGTCGTGCTACATGAACTCTTCTCTTACTGTGACATAAACTGCAATCCAAAAAGA CTCTGTATGCAGGAAATCGGACCCAATGTACAAGGAACATCGATTTCAATGCTTCTTCTAAATGCTCTGAAAAACAACTGGAGGCTCCCTGTTCCTCCAAACTGTCCACCAAAg GTATGCAGCTTGATAAAGCAGTGCTGGGAATACGACTTTAAGGATAGGCCATGTTTCTTCATCCTGGCAAATCAAATAGAAACAATCATGCAGGATGAACGAGAGAACTCCAAAGGTTGA
- the slc5a5 gene encoding sodium/iodide cotransporter isoform X1, with protein MLFSPVELIEIRIFDANDSPKRRVNQLCKEGSRQRMEDRPGFVLADYAVFASMLMVSMIIGLFQALKKKKSGNATADDFFTGGRSMPAVPVGLSLCASFMSAVQVLGVPAEGFRYGFKFLYMCLGQSINSLLTAYFFLPVFFRLGITSTNQYLKMRFGRGMQLLGSVQFLLATLLYTGIVIYAPALILNQATGLNMWLSLFSTGIICTVYTTLGGMKAVIWTDVFQIVVMLSGFMAIYIHGTVLVGGPSRVLEIASNGSRINFDDFNADPRQRYTFWSLTVGGSMVWLSMYGVNQAQVQRYISCRTEKDAQLALLVNQLGLCLIVSGAATCGIVMFAYYINCDPLKSGKISSPDLYMPYFVLEIFSSHPGFPGLFLACAYSGTLSTASTSINAMAAVTMEDLLKPHLCHMTQKKLILISRGFSFLYGVGCITVAALSSKLDWGVLQGSFTVMGVVSGPLLGVFILGMFFPATNKPGAFSGIFVGFCVSLWLAVGSTIYPPSEETMGVLPSFTSECGFTNISLNTSYNQDQQSISVPLHPNIEWGLHNFYSMSYLYFGAMATSSVVLVGLIVSYITGPTKRSQIKEGLLWWDLQKKKEAVQSEGRTLLTCRVFRCCMENAKSDSLQPPVNLTRIKQEDEAADKPHCVPLMTPHSEGTHEKEKET; from the exons ATGTTGTTTTCACCTGTGGAATTAATCGAGATAAGGATTTTTGACGCAAACG ATTCACCAAAACGGAGAGTGAATCAACTCTGTAAAGAAGGAAGTCGTCAAAGAATGGAAGATCGCCCAGGCTTTGTCTTGGCTGATTATGCAGTATTTGCTTCTATGTTGATGGTGTCAATGATCATAGGGCTTTTCCAGgccctgaagaagaagaagtctgGCAATGCCACCGCTGATGACTTCTTCACAGGTGGTCGGAGCATGCCAGCGGTGCCTGTCGGGCTGTCGCTTTGTGCCAGTTTTATGTCAGCGGTACAAGTCCTTGGAGTTCCAGCTGAGGGGTTTCGCTACGGCTTTAAATTTCTCTACATGTGCCTCGGACAAAGCATCAACTCCCTGCTGACTGCCTACTTCTTCCTGCCAGTTTTCTTTCGCCTTGGCATCACCAGCACCAATCAG TATCTGAAGATGAGGTTTGGCAGAGGAATGCAGTTGTTGGGAAGTGTCCAGTTTCTCCTTGCAACG CTGCTCTACACAGGAATTGTCATCTATGCACCAGCCTTGATCCTTAATCAAG CTACTGGACTTAATATGTGGCTGTCACTGTTTTCTACTGGGATCATCTGCACTGTGTACACCACACTG GGGGGCATGAAAGCTGTGATATGGACTGATGTGTTCCAGATTGTTGTCATGTTGTCCGGCTTCATGGCGATTTACATCCACGGCACAGTTCTGGTTGGTGGCCCTTCAAGGGTACTGGAGATCGCCAGCAATGGATCACGCATCAATTTTGACGA TTTTAATGCTGATCCGAGGCAACGTTACACCTTCTGGAGCCTCACTGTTGGTGGTTCAATGGTCTGGCTCTCCATGTACGGCGTGAACCAAGCACAAGTTCAACGCTACATATCCTGCCGGACCGAAAAGGACGCCCAGTT GGCGCTGCTGGTGAACCAATTGGGCCTGTGCCTCATTGTGAGCGGTGCTGCGACGTGCGGCATCGTCATGTTTGCCTATTATATCAACTGTGACCCCTTAAAGTCTGGGAAGATTTCTTCCCCTGATCTG TACATGCCATACTTTGTGTTAGAAATATTCAGCAGTCACCCTGGATTTCCTGGTCTTTTCCTTGCCTGTGCGTACAGTGGGACTCTGAG TACGGCCTCCACCAGCATCAACGCCATGGCTGCTGTGACGATGGAAGATCTGCTGAAACCTCATCTGTGCCACATGACCCAGAAGAAACTGATTCTAATTTCTCGAGGATTTT CATTCCTTTATGGAGTTGGCTGTATCACTGTAGCTGCTCTGTCCTCTAAGCTGGACTGGGGAGTTCTTCAG GGATCCTTCACCGTCATGGGTGTGGTCAGTGGGCCTTTGTTGGGGGTCTTTATTTTAGGAATGTTTTTCCCAGCAACAAACAAACCG GGGGCGTTCTCAGGAATATTTGTAGGCTTCTGTGTCTCGCTGTGGCTGGCAGTGGGCTCAACTATTTACCCTCCCAGTGAGGAGACTATGGGTGTGCTGCCAAGCTTCACTAGTGAATGTGGATTCACCAACATCTCCCTAAACACCAGCTATAATCAGGACCAGCAGTCCATCTCAGTCCCACTTCATCCCAATATTGAGTG gggACTGCACAACTTTTACTCCATGTCTTATCTCTACTTTGGCGCCATGGCAACCAGTTCAGTTGTATTGGTGGGGCTGATTGTGAGCTACATAACag GACCAACAAAAAGAAGCCAAATTAAAGAAGGATTGTTATGGTGGGActtgcaaaaaaagaaagaggcgGTGCAATCAGAAGGCAGA
- the slc5a5 gene encoding sodium/iodide cotransporter isoform X3: MLFSPVELIEIRIFDANGLFQALKKKKSGNATADDFFTGGRSMPAVPVGLSLCASFMSAVQVLGVPAEGFRYGFKFLYMCLGQSINSLLTAYFFLPVFFRLGITSTNQYLKMRFGRGMQLLGSVQFLLATLLYTGIVIYAPALILNQATGLNMWLSLFSTGIICTVYTTLGGMKAVIWTDVFQIVVMLSGFMAIYIHGTVLVGGPSRVLEIASNGSRINFDDFNADPRQRYTFWSLTVGGSMVWLSMYGVNQAQVQRYISCRTEKDAQLALLVNQLGLCLIVSGAATCGIVMFAYYINCDPLKSGKISSPDLYMPYFVLEIFSSHPGFPGLFLACAYSGTLSTASTSINAMAAVTMEDLLKPHLCHMTQKKLILISRGFSFLYGVGCITVAALSSKLDWGVLQGSFTVMGVVSGPLLGVFILGMFFPATNKPGAFSGIFVGFCVSLWLAVGSTIYPPSEETMGVLPSFTSECGFTNISLNTSYNQDQQSISVPLHPNIEWGLHNFYSMSYLYFGAMATSSVVLVGLIVSYITGPTKRSQIKEGLLWWDLQKKKEAVQSEGRTLLTCRVFRCCMENAKSDSLQPPVNLTRIKQEDEAADKPHCVPLMTPHSEGTHEKEKET, translated from the exons ATGTTGTTTTCACCTGTGGAATTAATCGAGATAAGGATTTTTGACGCAAACG GGCTTTTCCAGgccctgaagaagaagaagtctgGCAATGCCACCGCTGATGACTTCTTCACAGGTGGTCGGAGCATGCCAGCGGTGCCTGTCGGGCTGTCGCTTTGTGCCAGTTTTATGTCAGCGGTACAAGTCCTTGGAGTTCCAGCTGAGGGGTTTCGCTACGGCTTTAAATTTCTCTACATGTGCCTCGGACAAAGCATCAACTCCCTGCTGACTGCCTACTTCTTCCTGCCAGTTTTCTTTCGCCTTGGCATCACCAGCACCAATCAG TATCTGAAGATGAGGTTTGGCAGAGGAATGCAGTTGTTGGGAAGTGTCCAGTTTCTCCTTGCAACG CTGCTCTACACAGGAATTGTCATCTATGCACCAGCCTTGATCCTTAATCAAG CTACTGGACTTAATATGTGGCTGTCACTGTTTTCTACTGGGATCATCTGCACTGTGTACACCACACTG GGGGGCATGAAAGCTGTGATATGGACTGATGTGTTCCAGATTGTTGTCATGTTGTCCGGCTTCATGGCGATTTACATCCACGGCACAGTTCTGGTTGGTGGCCCTTCAAGGGTACTGGAGATCGCCAGCAATGGATCACGCATCAATTTTGACGA TTTTAATGCTGATCCGAGGCAACGTTACACCTTCTGGAGCCTCACTGTTGGTGGTTCAATGGTCTGGCTCTCCATGTACGGCGTGAACCAAGCACAAGTTCAACGCTACATATCCTGCCGGACCGAAAAGGACGCCCAGTT GGCGCTGCTGGTGAACCAATTGGGCCTGTGCCTCATTGTGAGCGGTGCTGCGACGTGCGGCATCGTCATGTTTGCCTATTATATCAACTGTGACCCCTTAAAGTCTGGGAAGATTTCTTCCCCTGATCTG TACATGCCATACTTTGTGTTAGAAATATTCAGCAGTCACCCTGGATTTCCTGGTCTTTTCCTTGCCTGTGCGTACAGTGGGACTCTGAG TACGGCCTCCACCAGCATCAACGCCATGGCTGCTGTGACGATGGAAGATCTGCTGAAACCTCATCTGTGCCACATGACCCAGAAGAAACTGATTCTAATTTCTCGAGGATTTT CATTCCTTTATGGAGTTGGCTGTATCACTGTAGCTGCTCTGTCCTCTAAGCTGGACTGGGGAGTTCTTCAG GGATCCTTCACCGTCATGGGTGTGGTCAGTGGGCCTTTGTTGGGGGTCTTTATTTTAGGAATGTTTTTCCCAGCAACAAACAAACCG GGGGCGTTCTCAGGAATATTTGTAGGCTTCTGTGTCTCGCTGTGGCTGGCAGTGGGCTCAACTATTTACCCTCCCAGTGAGGAGACTATGGGTGTGCTGCCAAGCTTCACTAGTGAATGTGGATTCACCAACATCTCCCTAAACACCAGCTATAATCAGGACCAGCAGTCCATCTCAGTCCCACTTCATCCCAATATTGAGTG gggACTGCACAACTTTTACTCCATGTCTTATCTCTACTTTGGCGCCATGGCAACCAGTTCAGTTGTATTGGTGGGGCTGATTGTGAGCTACATAACag GACCAACAAAAAGAAGCCAAATTAAAGAAGGATTGTTATGGTGGGActtgcaaaaaaagaaagaggcgGTGCAATCAGAAGGCAGA
- the slc5a5 gene encoding sodium/iodide cotransporter isoform X2, which yields MEDRPGFVLADYAVFASMLMVSMIIGLFQALKKKKSGNATADDFFTGGRSMPAVPVGLSLCASFMSAVQVLGVPAEGFRYGFKFLYMCLGQSINSLLTAYFFLPVFFRLGITSTNQYLKMRFGRGMQLLGSVQFLLATLLYTGIVIYAPALILNQATGLNMWLSLFSTGIICTVYTTLGGMKAVIWTDVFQIVVMLSGFMAIYIHGTVLVGGPSRVLEIASNGSRINFDDFNADPRQRYTFWSLTVGGSMVWLSMYGVNQAQVQRYISCRTEKDAQLALLVNQLGLCLIVSGAATCGIVMFAYYINCDPLKSGKISSPDLYMPYFVLEIFSSHPGFPGLFLACAYSGTLSTASTSINAMAAVTMEDLLKPHLCHMTQKKLILISRGFSFLYGVGCITVAALSSKLDWGVLQGSFTVMGVVSGPLLGVFILGMFFPATNKPGAFSGIFVGFCVSLWLAVGSTIYPPSEETMGVLPSFTSECGFTNISLNTSYNQDQQSISVPLHPNIEWGLHNFYSMSYLYFGAMATSSVVLVGLIVSYITGPTKRSQIKEGLLWWDLQKKKEAVQSEGRTLLTCRVFRCCMENAKSDSLQPPVNLTRIKQEDEAADKPHCVPLMTPHSEGTHEKEKET from the exons ATGGAAGATCGCCCAGGCTTTGTCTTGGCTGATTATGCAGTATTTGCTTCTATGTTGATGGTGTCAATGATCATAGGGCTTTTCCAGgccctgaagaagaagaagtctgGCAATGCCACCGCTGATGACTTCTTCACAGGTGGTCGGAGCATGCCAGCGGTGCCTGTCGGGCTGTCGCTTTGTGCCAGTTTTATGTCAGCGGTACAAGTCCTTGGAGTTCCAGCTGAGGGGTTTCGCTACGGCTTTAAATTTCTCTACATGTGCCTCGGACAAAGCATCAACTCCCTGCTGACTGCCTACTTCTTCCTGCCAGTTTTCTTTCGCCTTGGCATCACCAGCACCAATCAG TATCTGAAGATGAGGTTTGGCAGAGGAATGCAGTTGTTGGGAAGTGTCCAGTTTCTCCTTGCAACG CTGCTCTACACAGGAATTGTCATCTATGCACCAGCCTTGATCCTTAATCAAG CTACTGGACTTAATATGTGGCTGTCACTGTTTTCTACTGGGATCATCTGCACTGTGTACACCACACTG GGGGGCATGAAAGCTGTGATATGGACTGATGTGTTCCAGATTGTTGTCATGTTGTCCGGCTTCATGGCGATTTACATCCACGGCACAGTTCTGGTTGGTGGCCCTTCAAGGGTACTGGAGATCGCCAGCAATGGATCACGCATCAATTTTGACGA TTTTAATGCTGATCCGAGGCAACGTTACACCTTCTGGAGCCTCACTGTTGGTGGTTCAATGGTCTGGCTCTCCATGTACGGCGTGAACCAAGCACAAGTTCAACGCTACATATCCTGCCGGACCGAAAAGGACGCCCAGTT GGCGCTGCTGGTGAACCAATTGGGCCTGTGCCTCATTGTGAGCGGTGCTGCGACGTGCGGCATCGTCATGTTTGCCTATTATATCAACTGTGACCCCTTAAAGTCTGGGAAGATTTCTTCCCCTGATCTG TACATGCCATACTTTGTGTTAGAAATATTCAGCAGTCACCCTGGATTTCCTGGTCTTTTCCTTGCCTGTGCGTACAGTGGGACTCTGAG TACGGCCTCCACCAGCATCAACGCCATGGCTGCTGTGACGATGGAAGATCTGCTGAAACCTCATCTGTGCCACATGACCCAGAAGAAACTGATTCTAATTTCTCGAGGATTTT CATTCCTTTATGGAGTTGGCTGTATCACTGTAGCTGCTCTGTCCTCTAAGCTGGACTGGGGAGTTCTTCAG GGATCCTTCACCGTCATGGGTGTGGTCAGTGGGCCTTTGTTGGGGGTCTTTATTTTAGGAATGTTTTTCCCAGCAACAAACAAACCG GGGGCGTTCTCAGGAATATTTGTAGGCTTCTGTGTCTCGCTGTGGCTGGCAGTGGGCTCAACTATTTACCCTCCCAGTGAGGAGACTATGGGTGTGCTGCCAAGCTTCACTAGTGAATGTGGATTCACCAACATCTCCCTAAACACCAGCTATAATCAGGACCAGCAGTCCATCTCAGTCCCACTTCATCCCAATATTGAGTG gggACTGCACAACTTTTACTCCATGTCTTATCTCTACTTTGGCGCCATGGCAACCAGTTCAGTTGTATTGGTGGGGCTGATTGTGAGCTACATAACag GACCAACAAAAAGAAGCCAAATTAAAGAAGGATTGTTATGGTGGGActtgcaaaaaaagaaagaggcgGTGCAATCAGAAGGCAGA